From the Nostoc sp. PCC 7107 genome, the window GGTAGCCTCCGCTGGGGGTTTGATGATGATTTCACCACCGTGCATCCCTTTACCTACGTAGTCGTTGGCTTCACCTATCAGATTCAAGGTGATACCTGGTAGGTTAAATGCACCGAAGCTTTGACCTACACTACCGTGGAAGTTGAGGTTAATTTGTCCTTCAAAACCAGCGTCACCGTATTGGGAGGCGATCGCACCTGCTAATCTTGCACCTACTGTTCTATCGGTGTTGACTATCTTTAAAGTCTTTGTCACAGTAGATTGGTTGCGAATGGCTAGTTGAATATCTCCATCAGCCAGCAATTGGTCATCTATTACCGGGCCGTTGCTATGAACTTCTTCATGCACTAACCAGCTACGGTTTGTTTTAGTATCTGGTAGTTGCATTAAGCAACTGAGATTCAATGCTTGGGTTTTGGCTAATGTCGCTTCGGGACGTGCTGTTAACAAGTCTGCACGACCAATAATTTCTGTCAAGGAACGATATCCTAGTTTGGCTAACAAACTCCGCACTTCTTCGGCGACGAAGTAGAAGAAGTTGACGACGTGTTCGGGTATACCTTTGAACCGCAGGCGCAGTTTTTCATCTTGAGTCGCTACACCTACAGGGCAAGTATTCTTATGGCATACTCGCGCCATTTGGCAACCTTCGGCAATCATGGCAATGGAACCGAAGCCAAATTCTTCACCACCCATTAACGCAGCCATCAAGACATCCCAGCCAGTCTTGAGTCCGCCATCTACCCGCAAGATGACGCGATCGCGCAAACTATTCTCCATTAGAACACGATGCACTTCACTTAATCCGAGTTCCCACGGCGAACCAGCGTGTTTAATGGAACTAAGTGGTGATGCACCTGTACCGCCATCATGTCCAGAAATCTGAATGATATCAGCGTTGGCTTTCGCTACACCCGCGGCAATTGTCCCAATCCCAATTTCTGCTACCAATTTTACTGATACCTGGGCTTTCGGGTTGATTTGGTGCAGGTCAAAAATTAGCTGTGCTAGGTCTTCAATGGAGTAGATATCGTGGTGCGGTGGTGGCGAAATCAATGTCACTCCAGGCTTAGAACGCCGCAACATCGCAATGTAAGGGCTGACTTTTGCCCCTGGTAGTTGTCCACCTTCCCCTGGTTTTGCTCCTTGAGCAATTTTGATTTCTATTTGTTTGGCACTGGCTAAATACTCTGGTGTGACACCAAAGCGCCCTGATGCAACTTGCTTGATGGCACTAGAAGCAGTATCACCATTCCGTAAGCCTTTGAGGTGGGGTAGGGTGGGCGAGTAACCGGATGAATCTACGTCATCTAAAACGTTGTAACGTACAGGGTCTTCGCCACCTTCCCCAGAGTTGGATTTACCACCAATGCGGTTCATGGCGATCGCCAAAACTTCATGGGCTTCCCGTGACAATGCACCTAAAGACATCCCCCCAGTACAGAAGCGTTTGAGGATTGATTCTGCTGATTCTACTTCTGTTAAAGGAATTGATTGGCGATCGCTTTGGAAGTCTAGCAAGTCTCGCAATGCAGTAATTGGTCTGCCTTGGAGATATTGTTTGTAAACTTCGTAATGGTCATATTGCTTGGTTTTGACAGCCTCATGCAATGCCTTGGACATTTCCGGGCTATTCATGTGGTACTCACCACCAGGACGGTAGTTGACAAACCCCAAGTTCTCCAACTTCTTGGCTGTGAGTTCGGGGAAGGCTTTGCTGTGGATGGAAAGCACTTCTTGGGCCAGTTCGCTGACACTCAAACCACCGATGCGAGAAGTTGTACCCTTGAATCCCAGTTCTAGTAAATCGCCACCAATGCCGATCGCTTCAAAGATTTGCGCGGCTTGATAGCTAGACAGTAAGGATATCCCCATCTTAGAGAGAATTTTCAGCAATCCCGATTCTACAGCTTTGCGGTAATTGCCAATTGCCTGTTCTAAGCTGAGGCTGGTCAATTTACCCCGTTCCATGAACTGCTGTATTTTTGGGTCAAACCACCAATTTCGGACTGTATCTAAAGCCATGTAAGGGCAAACTGCACCCGCACCATAGCCAATTAGACAAGCAAAGTGATGGGTACTCCAGCACTGGGCTGTATCGATAATTAGGGATGTTTTCATCCGCAGGCCTTCGCGGATGAGGTGGTGATGGACTGCACCCACAGCTAATAAAGGCGGGATATAGCTGGATTCTGAATTAATACCACCACCAGCGCGATCGCTCAAGATTAATATTTTTGCCCCCGCCCGGACAGATTCAGCGGCTTGTGTTTGTAAAGCTTGTACTGCGTTGTTTAATCCTTCTGGGCCGTTGGCGATGAGAAATAACGTTGACAATTCCGCCGTCGCAAAACCAGAAACTTTAATTACATCCAATTCTGTTTCTGTCAAGACTGGCGAATCTAATTTCAGTCTCTTAGCATATTCTGGTTTTGGTTCTAATAAATTACCCCGTTCACCCAATTCCACCTTCAAAGACATCACCAGCTTTTCCCGCAGGGGGTCAATTGGGGGATTGGTGACTTGGGCAAACCGCTGCTTGAAATAGTCATATAATAGGTGGTGTTTGCCTGACAGCACAGCCAAGGGAATATCATCACCCATACAGAAGGTTGGTTCTGCTCCATTCCCCGCCATTTGTTCAATCACCATTTCCACATCTTCGCTGGTGTAGCCAAAGGCGGTTTGCTGCTGGAGTAAGGTTTGTCTATCAACGGTAAATTGTCCTTTCCCGTTACCATTGCCATTACTGTTACCATTACCATTGCCATTTGTCCCATGACCATTGACTAATGACTTTAAGTCTTGGCGATAGTTTTGCAACCATTCCCCGTAAGGATGCTGCTGGGCGATTCGTTGTTTAATTTCCCAGTTTTTCAAAATTTCATGGGTTTCTAAATCCACGGCGATCATTTGCCCTGGCCCCAGTCTGCCTTTCTCCAGAATATTGGCTTCTGGTAAGTCAACCACACCTGCTTCTGAAGCCACAACAATGTAATCATCTTTGGTAATGACATAGCGTGCTGGTCGTAAACCATTGCGGTCAAGTGTCGCGCCAACTTTTTTGCCATCTCCAAAAACTAACAGTGCTGGGCCGTCCCAAGCTTCTTGCAAACCACTGTAGT encodes:
- a CDS encoding glutamate synthase-related protein; this encodes MNDQRVNQLQTIKFSDKDSKDTYQGQRWLVEERDACGVGFIAHRQNIASHEIVTKALAALTCLEHRGGCSADHDSGDGAGILTAIPWELLQKEYFSGRMEISSTSNVAVGMVFLPQDREVAQKAKAQVEKVAAEEKFTVLGWREVPVHSHLLGIQAKENQPQIEQVFLAADKTGDELERQLYIARKRIFKAAKAVSEDFYICSLSSRTIVYKGMVRSAVLGDFYADLKNSEYKSAFVVYHRRFSTNTMPKWPLAQPMRLLGHNGEINTLLGNINWMMAREASINHPVWGDRNDELKPLVILDSSDSATLDNVLELLVRSGRSPLEALMIMVPEAYQNQPSLQNYPEITDFYEYYSGLQEAWDGPALLVFGDGKKVGATLDRNGLRPARYVITKDDYIVVASEAGVVDLPEANILEKGRLGPGQMIAVDLETHEILKNWEIKQRIAQQHPYGEWLQNYRQDLKSLVNGHGTNGNGNGNSNGNGNGKGQFTVDRQTLLQQQTAFGYTSEDVEMVIEQMAGNGAEPTFCMGDDIPLAVLSGKHHLLYDYFKQRFAQVTNPPIDPLREKLVMSLKVELGERGNLLEPKPEYAKRLKLDSPVLTETELDVIKVSGFATAELSTLFLIANGPEGLNNAVQALQTQAAESVRAGAKILILSDRAGGGINSESSYIPPLLAVGAVHHHLIREGLRMKTSLIIDTAQCWSTHHFACLIGYGAGAVCPYMALDTVRNWWFDPKIQQFMERGKLTSLSLEQAIGNYRKAVESGLLKILSKMGISLLSSYQAAQIFEAIGIGGDLLELGFKGTTSRIGGLSVSELAQEVLSIHSKAFPELTAKKLENLGFVNYRPGGEYHMNSPEMSKALHEAVKTKQYDHYEVYKQYLQGRPITALRDLLDFQSDRQSIPLTEVESAESILKRFCTGGMSLGALSREAHEVLAIAMNRIGGKSNSGEGGEDPVRYNVLDDVDSSGYSPTLPHLKGLRNGDTASSAIKQVASGRFGVTPEYLASAKQIEIKIAQGAKPGEGGQLPGAKVSPYIAMLRRSKPGVTLISPPPHHDIYSIEDLAQLIFDLHQINPKAQVSVKLVAEIGIGTIAAGVAKANADIIQISGHDGGTGASPLSSIKHAGSPWELGLSEVHRVLMENSLRDRVILRVDGGLKTGWDVLMAALMGGEEFGFGSIAMIAEGCQMARVCHKNTCPVGVATQDEKLRLRFKGIPEHVVNFFYFVAEEVRSLLAKLGYRSLTEIIGRADLLTARPEATLAKTQALNLSCLMQLPDTKTNRSWLVHEEVHSNGPVIDDQLLADGDIQLAIRNQSTVTKTLKIVNTDRTVGARLAGAIASQYGDAGFEGQINLNFHGSVGQSFGAFNLPGITLNLIGEANDYVGKGMHGGEIIIKPPAEATYDPSQNVIVGNTCLYGATGGFLFANGLAGERFAVRNSKATAVVEGAGDHCCEYMTGGVIVVLGNVGRNVAAGMTGGLAYFLDEDGSFPELVNRENVKIQRVLTEAGQKQLQDLIRTHAELTGSPKAQIILQNWQGFVSKFWQLVPPSEADSPEANPQGLVEKHLSSV